One genomic region from Accipiter gentilis chromosome Z, bAccGen1.1, whole genome shotgun sequence encodes:
- the ACTMAP gene encoding UPF0692 protein C19orf54 homolog, protein MAQVPPPPPPPPPPPPPPPGRVLRDALERAGAALGDDGGVRELLRRRRESLSSPLKWLLFHRPAPPLIQDGPQCGLVALWMAASLLAPTHSVGLEELVRTARERGFTARGEMFSAADMAVLAEELFPCRAELLSGGLEGSNRPRILRHLLGGLPLLVPYDEDSNHEPCCRRGHKAHWAVLTGVLLGIRSEALSPNYRQDLEIPNLFHPPSSWFKGDGTILGGGRRIILGGRTPNRGGVGVGAAGEEPPLSTLGVGGASWQQCAAEGAEPPSGE, encoded by the exons ATGGCCCAGgttccgccgccgccgccgccccctccgccgccgccgccccccccgccgggccgggtCCTACGGGACGCGCTGGAACGGGCCGGTGCCGCCTTGGGGGACGACGGCGGCGTCCGGGAGCTGCTGCGGCGGCGCCGGGAGAG cctcagcagcccccTGAAATGGCTCCTCTTCCACCGTCCGGCGCCGCCCCTCATCCAAGACGGACCCca GTGCGGGCTGGTGGCCCTATGGATGGCGGCATCGCTGCTGGCCCCCACCCACAgcgtggggctggaggagctggtgcGGACAGCGCGGGAACGCGGCTTCACTGCCCGGGGCGAGATGTTCTCAG CGGCTGACATGGCGGTGCTGGCTGAGGAGCTTTTCCCCTGTCGTGCCGAGTTACTTTCGGGGGGTTTGGAAGGGTCCAACAGGCCTCGGATCTTGCGTCACCTCCTTGGGGGGCTCCCCCTCCTCGTGCC CTACGACGAGGACAGTAACCATGAACCTTGCTGCCGTCGCGGCCACAAAGCCCATTGGGCTGTGCTGACGG GTGTTTTGCTAGGCATCCGCAGCGAGGCATTGAGCCCAAACTACCGGCAAGATCTCGAAATCCCCAATCTCTTTCACCCCCCCTCATCATGGTTTAAGGGGGACGGAACGATATTGGGGGGGGGGCGAAGAATTATTTTGGGGGGACGCACACCCAATAGAGGGGGTGTTGGTGTTGGCGCAGCAGGGGAAGAGCCCCCGTTGTCAactttgggggttgggggggcttcATGGCAGCAATGCGCAGCTGAAGGAGCTGAGCCCCCATCGGGAGAATGA
- the SNRPA gene encoding LOW QUALITY PROTEIN: U1 small nuclear ribonucleoprotein A (The sequence of the model RefSeq protein was modified relative to this genomic sequence to represent the inferred CDS: deleted 1 base in 1 codon) has protein sequence MAVQDPRPNHTIYINNLNEKIKKDELKKSLYAIFSQFGQILDILVSRSLKMRGQAFVIFKEISSATNALRSMQGFPFYDKPMRIQYAKTDSDIIAKMKGTFVERDRKREKRKPKNQDTPAAKKTAAGTGAAAAGGVQGTVPGMPPLNQAPRMMHHMAGQPPYMPPPGMIPPPGMTPGGIPPGAMPPQQVMPGQMPPAQPLSENPPNHILFLTNLPEETNELMLSMLFNQFPGFKEVRLVPGRHDIAFVEFDNEVQAGAARDALQGFKITQNNAMKISFAKK, from the exons ATGGCAGTGCAGGATCCGCGCCCCAACCACACCATCTACATCAACAACCTGAATGAGAAGATTAAAAAGGATg agttGAAAAAATCCCTCTACGCGATTTTTTCGCAATTCGGTCAAATCCTGGATATCCTGGTGTCACGCAGTTTGAAGATGAGGGGTCAGGCCTTCGTCATCTTCAAGGAGATCAGCAGTGCCACCAATGCCCTGCGCTCCATGCAGGGCTTCCCTTTCTACGACAAACCCAtg CGGATCCAGTACGCCAAGACGGATTCAGATATCATTGCCAAAATGAAAGGAACTTTTGTCGAACGTGACCGGAAacgagaaaaaagaaaacccaaaaatcAAGACACACCGGCAGCAAAGAAAACCGCAGCTGGAACTGGAGCGGCGGCAGCAGGCGGCGTTCAGGGAACCGTCCCG GGAATGCCGCCATTGAACCAGGCTCCCCGTATGATGCACCATATGGCGGGGCAGCCCCCCTATATGCCCCCGCCGGGGATGATCCCCCCACCCGGCATGACTCCCGGTGGTATTCCCCCG GGGGCCATGCCCCCCCAGCAAGTGATGCCGGGCCAGATGCCCCCGGCGCAGCCG TTATCGGAGAACCCACCGAATCACATCCTTTTCCTCACCAACCTGCCCGAGGAGACCAACGAGCTGATGCTCTCCATGCTCTTCAACCA gTTCCCTGGTTTTAAGGAGGTGCGGTTGGTACCGGGCCGGCACGACATCGCCTTCGTTGAGTTCGATAACGAGGTGCAGGCGGGGGCCGCCCGCGATGCCCTCCAGGGCTTCAAGATCACCCAGAACAACGCCATGAAGATCTCCTTCGCCAAAAAGTGA
- the RAB4B gene encoding ras-related protein Rab-4B, which yields MSETYDFLFKFLVIGSAGTGKSCLLHQFIENKFKQDSNHTIGVEFGSKVVNVGGKTVKLQIWDTAGQERFRSVTRSYYRGAAGALLVYDITSRETYNALTNWLTDARTLASPNIVIILCGNKKDLDADREVTFLEASRFAQENELMFLETSALTGENVEEAFLKCARTILNKIESGELDPERMGSGIQYGDASLRQLRQPRGAQAQSRQQCSC from the exons ATGTCCGAGACCTACG ATTTCCTCTTCAAGTTCCTTGTGATAGGGAGTGCCGGCACAGGGAAGTCCTGCCTCCTCCATCAATTCATCGAAAACAAAT TCAAACAAGATTCAAACCATACAATCGGGGTGGAATTTGGCTCTAAGGTTGTCAACGTCGGCGGGAAGACAGTGAAGCTGCAGATCTGGGACACAGCCGGGCAGGAGAGGttcag gtcAGTGACTAGGAGCTACTACCGGGGTGCAGCTGGTGCACTGCTTGTGTACGATATCACCAG CCGGGAGACCTACAACGCGCTGACCAACTGGCTGACGGACGCCCGCACCCTCGCTAGCCCCAACATCGTCATCATCCTGTGCGGGAACAAGAAGGATTTGGACGCCGACCGGGAGGTGACGTTCCTGGAGGCTTCGCGCTTTGCCCAAGAGAATG AGCTCATGTTCCTGGAGACCAGCGCCTTGACGGGAGAGAACGTGGAAGAAGCCTTCTTAAAATGTGCGAGGACCATATTAAACAAAATTGAATCGG GTGAACTTGACCCGGAGAGGATGGGCTCAGGGATTCAGTACGGAGATGCCTCCCTTCGCCAGCTGCGGCAGCCCCGGGGAGCCCAGGCGCAGAGCCGGCAGCAGTGCAGTTGCTAA
- the LOC126036614 gene encoding cytochrome P450 2F3-like, with product MEASGVLSIALVLGVGGLLLLRGRWRGGNLPPGPTPVPFLGNVLQVEVTQLIASLCKLGETYGEIFTFHLGSRPCVVLSGYRLLKEALIDHAEEFSGRGDFAAVQQWSRGNGIVYGNGERWRQLRRFAILTLKSFGMGKRGAEERVRDEAQHLIQQLYQTQGQPFDPTFLLSCAGSNIICWLVFGERFEYGDEQFLTLMGLINANWKLMSSTWGQLLFIFPKIMRFVPGPHQQIYTNYLRLAKFVGEQVRRHRQTLDPQNPRDFIDCFLLKMQQEKGNPDTHFTEDTLSKTAVNLFFAGTETVSSTLRYGLRILLRHPEVEARLHEEIDRVIGRHRSPCMEDRSRMPYIDAVIHEIQRFADIVPMAVPHSTTRDVQLRGYTIPKGMNVIPLLCTSQFDPSQFANPQTFDPGHFLDENGRFKRNDAFMAFSAGKRMCFGEGLAVMELFIFLTSILQHFQLKAEEDRATIDITPESSGLGNIPRPYRLSLIPR from the exons ATGGAGGCGAGCGGGGTGCTGAGCATCGCCCTGGTGCTGGGTGTCGGGGGGCTGCTGCTTCTTCGGGGCCGGTGGCGGGGGGGCAACCTCCCCCCTGGACCGACCCCCGTACCCTTCCTGGGGAATGTGCTGCAAGTGGAGGTGACCCAGCTCATCGCTTCCCTCTGCAAG CTCGGCGAGACCTACGGTGAGATTTTCACCTTCCACCTGGGCTCCCGGCCCTGCGTCGTTCTCTCTGGGTACCGGCTGTTGAAGGAAGCTCTGATCGACCATGCCGAGGAGTTCAGCGGCCGCGGTGATTTCGCAGCTGTCCAACAGTGGAGCCGGGGCAAcg GTATCGTCTACGGGAATGGGGAACGCTGGCGGCAGTTGCGGCGCTTCGCCATCCTCACCTTGAAGAGCTTTGGAATGGGCAAGCGCGGTGCCGAGGAGCGAGTCCGCGATGAAGCCCAGCATCTGATCCAACAGCTCTATCAGACCCAAG GGCAGCCCTTCGACCCCACTTTCCTGCTCAGCTGTGCCGGCTCCAACATCATCTGCTGGCTGGTTTTCGGGGAACGCTTCGAGTACGGGGACGAGCAGTTCCTCACCCTCATGGGGCTCATCAATGCCAACTGGAAGCTGATGAGCTCAACTTGGGGGCAG ctgctcttcaTCTTCCCCAAAATCATGCGGTTTGTGCCAGGGCCGCACCAGCAGATCTACACCAACTACCTGCGGCTGGCCAAATTCGTGGGGGAGCAGGTGCGGAGGCACCGGCAGACGTTGGACCCCCAAAATCCCCGTGATTTCATTGACTGCTTCCTCCTGAAGATGCAGCAG GAGAAGGGGAACCCTGACACCCACTTCACCGAGGACACGCTCTCCAAGACTGCCGTCAACCTTTTCTTTGCGGGGACTGAGACCGTCAGCTCCACCCTCAGATACGGGCTCCGGATTCTGCTCCGGCACCCCGAGGTGGAAG cccgGCTCCACGAGGAGATCGACCGGGTGATCGGTCGCCACCGCAGCCCCTGCATGGAGGACCGGAGCCGCATGCCCTACATCGATGCTGTCATCCACGAGATCCAGCGTTTTGCTGACATCGTTCCCATGGCGGTGCCCCACAGCACCACGCGGGACGTCCAGCTCCGGGGCTACACCATCCCCAAG GGCATGAACGTCATCCCGCTGCTCTGCACATCCCAGTTTGACCCCAGCCAGTTTGCCAACCCCCAGACCTTCGACCCTGGGCACTTTTTGGATGAGAACGGACGCTTCAAACGTAACGACGCCTTCATGGCCTTCTCcgcag GGAAACGCATGTGCTTCGGTGAAGGCCTGGCTGTGATGGAGCTCTTCATCTTCCTCACCAGTATCCTCCAGCATTTCCAGCTGAAGGCGGAGGAGGACCGGGCCACCATTGACATCACCCCCGAATCCAGCGGGTTGGGGAACATCCCCCGACCCTATCGCCTCTCCCTCATTCCCCGTTGA